A window of the Microbacterium sp. LWH13-1.2 genome harbors these coding sequences:
- a CDS encoding sensor histidine kinase produces the protein MAHTALTPVFVGLRTGLHVLFFALTGVVIARAVLDPSDSSITAIVLAVIVAATYASGLLLTRLSAGRRLISLIWLALLSAEWLGLLWVSADAAYLVFPLFFLFLHLLGRWAGSAAILAATIIAVCALGIHGGWSVGGVVGPFVGAAVALLIGLGYQALAREAQQREALVSELLATRGQLAAREHESGVLAERARLAREIHDTLAQGLSSIQMLLHAAERADDTRPGIEHIRLARETAAANLVEARRFIRELTPPQLDDQTLGGALRRLARTQWATQGLDVRVRVSDAFVLPMHLQTALLRITQGAIANVIQHAHAKTATVTIGIEGDHLHFTVDDDGTGFDAEIPAPGTAEKSDSFGLRATAERVQQLGGRLEIDAAPGRGTTLTVDLPLTEFA, from the coding sequence ATGGCGCATACCGCTCTGACCCCGGTGTTCGTGGGTCTGCGGACGGGTCTTCACGTTCTCTTCTTCGCCCTGACGGGGGTCGTCATCGCCCGTGCGGTGCTCGACCCGTCGGATTCGAGCATCACCGCGATCGTCCTCGCCGTGATCGTCGCCGCGACCTACGCGTCCGGTCTGCTGCTCACGCGTCTGTCCGCCGGGCGACGGCTGATCTCACTGATCTGGTTGGCCCTGCTCTCGGCGGAATGGCTGGGGCTGCTCTGGGTGAGTGCCGATGCCGCCTACCTCGTCTTCCCGCTGTTCTTCCTGTTCCTCCATCTGCTGGGGCGTTGGGCGGGATCCGCCGCGATCCTCGCGGCGACGATCATCGCGGTCTGCGCACTCGGCATCCACGGCGGGTGGAGCGTCGGCGGCGTCGTCGGTCCGTTCGTCGGCGCCGCCGTCGCCCTCCTGATCGGCCTCGGATACCAGGCTCTCGCGAGGGAGGCGCAGCAGCGCGAGGCGCTGGTCAGTGAGCTCCTCGCGACCCGCGGGCAGCTTGCCGCGCGCGAGCACGAATCGGGTGTTCTCGCAGAACGCGCCAGGCTCGCCCGCGAGATCCACGACACGCTCGCGCAAGGACTCTCCAGCATCCAGATGCTGCTGCATGCCGCGGAACGCGCCGACGACACGCGCCCGGGGATCGAGCACATCCGACTCGCACGCGAGACAGCTGCCGCGAACCTCGTCGAGGCGCGGCGGTTCATCCGCGAGCTGACGCCTCCCCAGCTCGACGACCAGACCCTCGGCGGGGCGCTGCGCCGACTGGCGCGCACGCAGTGGGCGACGCAGGGGCTCGACGTGCGGGTGCGGGTGTCCGACGCTTTCGTCCTGCCCATGCACCTGCAGACGGCGCTGCTGCGCATCACGCAGGGTGCGATCGCCAATGTCATCCAGCACGCCCACGCGAAGACGGCGACGGTCACGATCGGCATCGAGGGCGACCACCTCCACTTCACCGTCGACGATGACGGAACCGGGTTCGATGCGGAGATTCCTGCACCGGGGACCGCCGAGAAGTCGGATTCCTTCGGTCTGCGCGCCACCGCTGAGCGGGTGCAGCAGTTGGGCGGGAGGCTCGAGATCGATGCGGCACCAGGACGAGGAACGACACTCACCGTCGACCTCCCCCTGACGGAGTTCGCATGA
- a CDS encoding ABC transporter ATP-binding protein, producing the protein MTLRAENVSWNRGGTLVVDGVTLHPEAGQTVGLLGPNGSGKSSLLRLLHGLVRPTAGLVTLDGVDLTDVPRRRIARSVASVTQHADTDVDITVRDVARLGRIPHRSALGSATHADEAAVDRALAHVGLMQQADRLWHTLSGGERQRAQIARALAQEPAELLLDEPTNHLDIRHQLELLDLVCALPITTVIAIHDLNLAAMYCDTIVVLREGRVVTAGTPLEVLTAELIREVYEVAADVELGVGGRPAITYRRQR; encoded by the coding sequence ATGACTCTCCGAGCCGAGAACGTGTCGTGGAACCGTGGCGGAACCCTCGTCGTCGACGGGGTGACTCTGCACCCGGAAGCCGGGCAGACCGTCGGCCTGCTCGGACCGAACGGCTCGGGCAAGTCGTCGCTCCTGAGATTGCTGCACGGCCTCGTGCGGCCGACCGCCGGACTCGTCACACTCGACGGGGTCGACCTCACCGACGTTCCGAGGCGACGCATCGCGAGATCGGTGGCGTCGGTGACACAGCACGCCGACACCGACGTGGACATCACCGTTCGCGATGTCGCTCGTCTGGGTCGCATCCCGCACCGCTCGGCACTGGGAAGCGCCACCCACGCCGATGAGGCAGCGGTGGATCGAGCACTGGCGCACGTCGGGCTGATGCAGCAGGCTGATCGGCTCTGGCACACCCTTTCAGGAGGAGAACGCCAACGCGCGCAGATCGCCCGCGCCCTGGCGCAGGAACCTGCCGAACTGCTTCTCGACGAGCCGACGAACCACCTCGACATCCGGCACCAGCTCGAGCTGCTCGACCTGGTGTGCGCCTTGCCGATCACCACTGTCATCGCCATTCACGACCTCAATCTCGCGGCGATGTACTGCGACACCATCGTCGTGCTGCGCGAGGGGCGCGTGGTGACCGCAGGAACGCCGCTCGAGGTGCTGACGGCAGAGTTGATCCGGGAGGTCTACGAGGTCGCGGCCGACGTCGAACTCGGTGTCGGAGGACGCCCCGCCATCACGTACCGACGACAGAGGTGA
- a CDS encoding mannitol dehydrogenase family protein — protein MSIPAPALRRTTSATASPLVAPTAAGILHLGLGSFHRAHQAVYTAAALQSAGGDWGIVGVASRSRSIVDAMHAQDMLYSVATISPGSTSLTIPGVHTDAFVGAEQPERVVAQIADPGIRIVTLTVTENGYSYSPATQHLDLDDDTVRSDLRGGAARSTIGQLARGLQARAAAGGAPISILSCDNLSSNGAHTEKLVREFLQELPGSEGADALAFLDRAVSFPSSMVDRIVPSTTAELRTRVSTLLGARDDIPVPAEPFTMWAIEDRFAGGRPAWEAGGAVFTDEVGRYEQMKVRLLNGTHSLIAYLGALSGVGTIPEAIGLDGIESAARAVLRDEYEPSIEVPSGVDIRAYETELFERWANSALGHRTSQVGTDGSVKLRQRIPEPALLALGNGEMPHLIALTVAGYLSCIAPLPGFDPGLHAAAMTDGARERLAGYAASARNGRDLAQRVIGELHLFGDGLGSQDAFITRVGELVDTIQRRGVDAAIADAVSASQATKKELQP, from the coding sequence GTGAGCATCCCAGCACCGGCCCTGCGCCGCACGACCTCTGCGACCGCATCCCCCCTGGTCGCCCCGACCGCTGCAGGCATCCTGCACCTCGGACTCGGCAGCTTCCACCGCGCACACCAGGCCGTCTACACCGCGGCAGCACTCCAGTCCGCCGGCGGCGACTGGGGAATCGTCGGCGTCGCCTCGCGTTCGCGCTCCATCGTCGACGCGATGCACGCGCAGGACATGCTCTACTCGGTCGCGACCATCAGCCCCGGCAGCACGTCGCTGACCATCCCCGGCGTGCACACCGACGCGTTCGTCGGCGCCGAGCAGCCCGAGCGCGTCGTGGCACAGATCGCCGACCCCGGCATCCGAATCGTCACCCTCACGGTCACCGAGAACGGGTACAGCTACTCCCCCGCGACGCAGCATCTCGATCTCGACGACGACACCGTGCGCTCCGACCTCCGCGGCGGCGCAGCCCGCTCGACGATCGGCCAGCTCGCCCGCGGCCTGCAGGCCCGTGCCGCGGCCGGCGGCGCGCCGATCTCGATCCTCAGCTGCGACAACCTCTCATCGAATGGCGCTCACACCGAGAAGCTCGTCCGCGAGTTCCTGCAGGAGCTTCCCGGTTCCGAAGGCGCGGACGCACTCGCGTTCCTCGACCGCGCCGTATCGTTCCCCTCGAGCATGGTCGACCGCATCGTGCCGTCGACCACCGCCGAGCTGCGCACCCGCGTCAGCACCCTGCTCGGTGCGCGAGACGACATCCCCGTGCCCGCCGAGCCGTTCACGATGTGGGCGATCGAAGACCGCTTCGCCGGCGGCCGCCCCGCGTGGGAAGCAGGCGGCGCCGTGTTCACCGACGAGGTCGGACGCTACGAGCAGATGAAGGTGCGCCTGCTCAACGGCACGCACTCCCTCATCGCCTATCTCGGCGCACTCAGCGGAGTGGGCACGATCCCCGAGGCGATCGGACTCGACGGTATCGAGAGTGCAGCGCGTGCGGTGCTGCGCGACGAGTACGAGCCCTCGATCGAGGTGCCGTCCGGCGTCGACATCCGCGCCTACGAGACCGAGCTGTTCGAGCGCTGGGCCAACAGCGCCCTGGGCCACCGCACCAGCCAGGTCGGCACCGACGGATCGGTGAAGCTGCGCCAGCGCATTCCCGAGCCGGCCCTGCTCGCCCTCGGCAACGGCGAGATGCCGCACCTGATCGCGCTCACCGTCGCCGGATACCTGTCATGCATCGCACCGCTGCCCGGGTTCGACCCCGGTCTGCACGCCGCGGCGATGACCGACGGCGCCCGCGAGCGCCTGGCGGGCTACGCGGCGAGCGCGCGCAACGGCCGCGACCTGGCACAGCGCGTGATCGGCGAACTGCACCTGTTCGGTGATGGACTCGGATCTCAGGATGCGTTCATCACCCGCGTCGGCGAGCTCGTCGACACCATCCAGCGACGCGGCGTCGATGCCGCGATCGCCGATGCCGTCTCGGCATCCCAGGCCACGAAGAAGGAGCTGCAGCCATGA
- a CDS encoding response regulator transcription factor: protein MIRLVIADDHPIVRAGLTALFGLEPDLEVVAEASTPDEAVACAERVNPDVVLMDLQFGSQSQATGVDATRRIRALEAPPYVLVLTNYDSDADILGAVEAGASGYLLKDAPPHELTAAVRAAAAGESALAPVIASRLLDRMRAPRVSLSSREIEVLELVAAGRSNSEVAEQLFVSETTVKSHLAHIFSKLDVSSRTAAVSEARRKGILR, encoded by the coding sequence ATGATCCGCCTCGTCATCGCCGACGATCACCCCATCGTCCGCGCGGGCCTCACCGCCCTGTTCGGCCTCGAACCGGACCTGGAGGTCGTCGCAGAAGCGTCGACACCTGACGAGGCCGTCGCCTGCGCCGAGCGCGTGAATCCCGACGTGGTGCTGATGGATCTGCAGTTCGGCTCGCAGTCCCAGGCCACGGGCGTGGACGCGACGCGACGCATCCGTGCGCTCGAGGCTCCGCCCTACGTTCTCGTGCTCACCAACTACGACTCGGATGCCGACATCCTCGGCGCCGTCGAGGCCGGCGCGAGCGGCTACCTGCTGAAAGACGCCCCACCGCATGAGCTGACCGCCGCCGTGCGCGCGGCGGCAGCCGGAGAGAGCGCGCTCGCGCCGGTGATCGCCTCTCGCCTGCTCGACCGCATGCGCGCACCCCGCGTCAGCCTCAGCAGTCGCGAGATCGAGGTGCTCGAGCTCGTCGCCGCCGGGCGATCGAACAGCGAGGTGGCAGAACAGCTCTTCGTCAGCGAGACGACCGTGAAGTCGCATCTCGCGCACATCTTCTCGAAGCTCGACGTCAGCTCACGCACCGCCGCGGTCTCGGAAGCCCGACGGAAAGGCATCCTCCGCTGA
- a CDS encoding L-idonate 5-dehydrogenase — MKALAIHGKEDIRWEDREVPTPGDGEVRLRVNYVGICGSDLHYYFHGANGEYTIQEPLTPGHELSGVVDLDPSGRLAPGTPVTVHPARYGPEVPGLEDRPHLRPGGDYFGSAAANPHRQGGASELLIVEEQMIRVLPASLPLERAALAEPLAVAIHAVNLAGDIAGKRVLVIGAGPIGLLVVAAAVNAGASVVGASDVREEPLERAKSLGATEVSLVGRDTIDNESYDVVFECSGVGVALTQAVRAARRAGTIVQVGMLPNADIGVNLAPMLAKELTIRGAFRFSTEIDDAVALLAESDALDSVISHVLPASDAVQAFELARDSSASAKVLLSL, encoded by the coding sequence ATGAAGGCTCTCGCCATCCACGGCAAGGAAGACATCCGCTGGGAAGACCGCGAGGTCCCTACCCCCGGCGACGGAGAGGTCCGCCTCCGCGTGAACTACGTGGGAATCTGCGGCTCCGACCTGCACTACTACTTCCACGGCGCCAACGGCGAGTACACGATCCAGGAGCCGCTGACCCCGGGTCACGAGCTCTCGGGTGTCGTCGACCTCGATCCGTCCGGTCGCCTCGCCCCCGGCACCCCCGTCACCGTGCACCCCGCGCGCTACGGCCCCGAGGTGCCCGGTCTCGAAGACCGCCCGCACCTGCGCCCCGGCGGTGACTACTTCGGCAGCGCCGCGGCGAACCCGCACCGTCAGGGCGGAGCATCCGAACTGCTGATCGTCGAAGAGCAGATGATCCGCGTGCTTCCGGCTTCGCTTCCCCTCGAGCGCGCCGCCCTCGCCGAGCCTCTGGCCGTCGCGATCCATGCCGTGAACCTCGCCGGCGACATCGCAGGCAAGCGCGTGCTCGTGATCGGCGCAGGGCCCATCGGCCTCCTCGTCGTGGCCGCCGCCGTCAACGCAGGGGCATCGGTCGTCGGCGCCAGCGATGTGCGCGAAGAGCCCCTCGAGCGGGCGAAGTCCCTCGGCGCGACCGAGGTCTCGCTCGTCGGCCGCGACACGATCGACAACGAGTCGTACGACGTCGTCTTCGAGTGCTCCGGCGTCGGAGTCGCACTCACGCAGGCGGTGCGCGCCGCGCGTCGCGCCGGCACCATCGTGCAGGTCGGGATGCTCCCCAACGCCGACATCGGAGTGAACCTCGCCCCGATGCTCGCGAAGGAGCTCACGATCCGCGGCGCCTTCCGCTTCTCCACCGAGATCGACGACGCGGTCGCCCTGCTTGCGGAGTCCGACGCCCTCGACTCCGTCATCTCCCACGTCCTCCCGGCATCCGACGCCGTGCAGGCCTTCGAGCTCGCCCGCGACTCGTCGGCGTCGGCGAAGGTCCTGCTCTCCCTCTAG
- a CDS encoding MOSC domain-containing protein, translating into MTTPRVVSVSSDDEHRFTKPRREAITLVAGLGVEGDAHFGATVQHLSRVRRDPTQPNLRQVHLMHRELFDEVDADVSPGELGENITTEGIDLLALTRGTLLRLGADAVVEVTGLRNPCLQIDRFESGLLKQVVGTDAQGRTVRKAGVMGVVLAGGVVRPGDPIVAETPAGVGEPLAPV; encoded by the coding sequence ATGACAACCCCCCGCGTCGTCTCGGTCAGCAGTGATGACGAGCACCGCTTCACCAAGCCCCGCCGTGAGGCGATCACCCTCGTCGCCGGCCTGGGGGTGGAGGGGGACGCGCATTTCGGCGCGACGGTGCAGCATCTCTCCCGGGTTCGACGCGACCCCACGCAGCCCAATCTCCGACAGGTTCACCTCATGCATAGAGAACTGTTCGATGAGGTCGACGCGGATGTCTCCCCGGGTGAGCTGGGCGAGAACATCACCACCGAGGGGATCGATCTGCTCGCCCTCACCCGAGGAACGCTGCTGCGGCTGGGGGCGGACGCCGTGGTCGAGGTGACGGGGCTGAGGAACCCGTGTCTGCAGATCGATCGATTCGAGTCTGGTCTGCTGAAGCAGGTCGTCGGGACCGACGCCCAAGGTCGCACGGTGCGCAAGGCGGGAGTGATGGGCGTCGTGCTCGCCGGCGGTGTCGTGAGACCCGGCGATCCGATCGTGGCGGAGACCCCTGCCGGAGTCGGTGAACCACTCGCTCCCGTGTGA
- a CDS encoding LacI family DNA-binding transcriptional regulator has translation MAATLTDVARRAGVSIATASRAFGEPDRLAPHTLGRVLEAAGELGYSTPQSATATRTFGVVVPDVSNPVYATLLKAIQGQAWHGRHRIVLFDADEDLRREREQIEQARKLDGMLLCSPRLPDVDVLELVGDTPYVVVNRQIDGAPCVLMDTEHGPAQAIEHLAALGHTHIAYAAGPRGSWADVRRADTVARACERHGIRLTGLSHHAASIQGGRAAAAPAAASGATAVIAYNDLVALGLEAGLLELGKRCPADISIVGIDDIDLAGAVTPALTTVRMPIERSGALAVDLLLQAMNGSAIDDVVTLGSQLIVRASTAAPSA, from the coding sequence ATGGCAGCGACGCTGACGGACGTGGCACGACGAGCAGGCGTCTCGATCGCGACCGCCTCCCGCGCGTTCGGAGAGCCGGATCGTCTCGCGCCGCACACCCTCGGTCGCGTCCTCGAAGCCGCGGGGGAGCTCGGCTACTCCACCCCGCAGTCAGCCACCGCCACCCGCACGTTCGGGGTCGTCGTGCCCGACGTGTCGAACCCTGTGTACGCCACGCTGCTCAAGGCGATCCAGGGTCAGGCATGGCATGGTCGCCACCGCATCGTGCTGTTCGACGCCGATGAAGACCTGCGCCGTGAGCGCGAGCAGATCGAGCAGGCCCGCAAGCTCGACGGGATGCTGCTGTGCAGCCCTCGTCTTCCCGATGTCGACGTGCTCGAACTCGTCGGCGACACCCCCTACGTCGTGGTGAACCGCCAGATCGACGGCGCCCCCTGCGTGCTGATGGACACCGAGCACGGGCCGGCGCAGGCGATCGAGCACCTCGCAGCCCTCGGCCACACGCACATCGCCTACGCCGCCGGCCCTCGAGGATCGTGGGCCGACGTGCGCCGAGCAGACACCGTCGCCCGCGCGTGCGAGCGCCACGGCATCCGTCTCACCGGCCTCAGCCACCATGCCGCATCCATCCAGGGCGGCCGCGCTGCCGCCGCCCCGGCAGCAGCGAGCGGTGCCACGGCCGTGATCGCCTACAACGACCTCGTCGCGCTCGGACTCGAGGCAGGCCTGCTCGAGCTCGGCAAGCGCTGCCCCGCCGACATCAGCATCGTGGGCATCGACGACATCGATCTGGCCGGCGCGGTCACGCCAGCACTCACGACGGTGCGGATGCCGATCGAACGCAGCGGTGCGCTCGCTGTGGATCTCCTGCTGCAGGCGATGAACGGCTCGGCGATCGACGACGTCGTGACGCTGGGGTCTCAGCTGATCGTGCGCGCCTCGACCGCGGCTCCTTCCGCCTGA
- a CDS encoding iron chelate uptake ABC transporter family permease subunit, giving the protein MFLLSVGVAITLGPADILIVNVRDIVANHLGLADIPVKASKDAIVWEERLPRAFVAAACGAGLGICGVIMQSLLRNPLADPFILGISSGASTGAVAIGILGLGGATIGLSGGAFLGALVAFGLVLLLARLSGGGNDRVVLAGVASTQLFSALTSLIIFAFADSDETRGVMFWLLGSLEGVRWDDAALSATVVAAGSLLCLRYARTLDAFTFGDDVAASLGIHVTRTRAVLLVTTALITATLVSIAGAIGFVGLVLPHAARLIAGARHSRLIPATAIIGAIFMVWVDAGSRVAFSPTPLPVGVGTALVGVPVFIALLARRRRRP; this is encoded by the coding sequence GTGTTCCTCCTCTCGGTCGGGGTGGCGATCACGTTGGGCCCCGCGGACATCCTGATCGTCAACGTGCGCGACATCGTGGCGAATCACCTCGGCCTCGCCGACATCCCCGTGAAGGCATCGAAAGACGCGATCGTGTGGGAGGAGCGTCTGCCACGGGCCTTCGTCGCGGCGGCATGCGGTGCAGGGCTCGGGATCTGCGGGGTCATCATGCAGTCGCTTCTGCGGAACCCTCTCGCCGACCCGTTCATCCTCGGAATATCGTCAGGCGCCTCGACCGGCGCTGTCGCCATCGGGATCCTGGGGCTCGGTGGCGCGACGATCGGCTTGTCGGGGGGAGCTTTTCTCGGAGCGCTCGTCGCGTTCGGGCTCGTCCTGTTGCTCGCCCGCTTGTCCGGCGGCGGAAATGACCGCGTCGTGCTCGCGGGGGTGGCAAGCACACAGCTGTTCTCGGCCCTGACCTCGTTGATCATCTTCGCCTTCGCCGATTCGGATGAGACACGAGGTGTGATGTTCTGGCTGCTCGGATCGCTGGAGGGGGTGCGCTGGGACGATGCAGCGCTGTCAGCGACCGTGGTCGCAGCGGGCTCCCTCCTTTGCCTCCGCTACGCCCGCACGCTCGACGCATTCACCTTCGGTGATGACGTCGCAGCCTCACTCGGCATCCATGTGACACGAACTCGGGCCGTCCTGCTCGTGACGACTGCTCTCATCACCGCGACCCTGGTGAGCATCGCAGGCGCGATCGGCTTCGTCGGCCTCGTGCTCCCGCACGCCGCACGGCTGATCGCCGGTGCTCGACACTCGCGTCTGATCCCGGCTACCGCGATCATCGGAGCCATCTTCATGGTGTGGGTCGATGCCGGTTCACGGGTCGCGTTCTCCCCGACACCGCTCCCGGTCGGGGTCGGGACAGCGCTCGTGGGCGTCCCGGTGTTCATCGCCCTGCTGGCACGGAGAAGAAGACGCCCATGA
- a CDS encoding ABC transporter substrate-binding protein has protein sequence MQQRAVFTLVLAAALTVGLAGCGASEAVEPEATAASGEGATIYPLTIDNCGVEVTVDAAPQRVVSLDQNSTEILLSLGLEDRLVGTASWTDPVLDSLADANADVPRLADNAPTYEVALGADPDFVTASFGRHFAEGGVATRERFAETDVSTYLSPTDCDNGTSINGGGTRTTPLTIDALYAEIAELGEIFDVSNRADELIADLQARAEAATTGVDFEGASVAFWFADTKTPYVAGGLGSAALLASMTGLDNVFTDLDDDWPATTWEEVADRDPQIFILGDLQRDRFPGDRLDDKVAFLESDPLTKTIDAVGHQRYIALHGAELNPSIRFVDGLEKIKAWWVEHEGEL, from the coding sequence GTGCAGCAGCGTGCCGTGTTCACTCTCGTCCTCGCCGCGGCGCTCACGGTCGGACTCGCAGGATGCGGCGCCTCGGAGGCGGTCGAGCCGGAAGCGACCGCTGCATCGGGGGAGGGAGCGACTATCTACCCTCTCACCATCGACAACTGCGGCGTCGAGGTGACCGTCGACGCTGCGCCGCAACGAGTCGTTTCACTCGATCAGAACTCGACCGAGATCCTTCTGTCTCTGGGTCTCGAGGATCGCCTGGTGGGCACTGCGTCATGGACCGATCCCGTGCTCGACTCCCTCGCGGATGCGAACGCCGATGTTCCGCGACTCGCGGACAATGCGCCGACCTACGAGGTCGCGTTGGGCGCCGATCCGGACTTCGTCACCGCCTCTTTCGGTCGACATTTCGCGGAGGGCGGCGTCGCGACGCGAGAGCGGTTCGCTGAGACGGATGTCTCCACCTACCTTTCGCCTACGGACTGCGACAACGGGACCAGCATCAACGGAGGCGGAACACGCACGACACCGCTCACGATCGATGCTCTCTATGCGGAGATCGCGGAGTTGGGCGAGATCTTCGACGTCTCGAACCGCGCCGACGAACTCATCGCCGACCTGCAGGCGCGTGCCGAGGCGGCGACCACGGGGGTCGATTTCGAGGGCGCCTCGGTGGCCTTCTGGTTCGCAGACACGAAGACGCCGTACGTCGCGGGCGGTCTCGGTTCTGCCGCACTCCTGGCTTCGATGACCGGGCTCGACAATGTGTTCACGGACCTCGATGATGACTGGCCCGCGACCACATGGGAGGAGGTCGCCGATCGCGATCCGCAGATCTTCATCCTCGGCGATCTCCAGCGGGACCGTTTTCCCGGGGACCGCCTGGATGACAAGGTGGCTTTCCTCGAGTCCGACCCGTTGACGAAGACCATCGATGCGGTCGGGCATCAGCGCTACATCGCACTGCACGGGGCGGAGTTGAACCCGTCCATCAGGTTCGTCGACGGCCTCGAGAAGATCAAGGCGTGGTGGGTCGAGCACGAGGGCGAGCTCTGA
- a CDS encoding MerR family transcriptional regulator, with the protein MRIGEVARQAGVSTRALRYYEEQGLLASERTPSGQREYAASAVERVRLVQQFFTAGVPSRTIAQLLPCVDTGHGSPEAFALLAAERDRITGAIEGLTAARDALDLIIDIAHNPAPEHCPALRHPAWEPHVTIEGPAATPERV; encoded by the coding sequence ATGCGGATCGGCGAGGTCGCACGTCAGGCAGGGGTCAGCACGAGGGCGCTCCGCTACTACGAAGAGCAGGGGCTGCTCGCCTCGGAGCGCACGCCGAGCGGACAGCGCGAATATGCCGCGTCGGCCGTTGAGCGCGTCAGACTCGTTCAGCAGTTCTTCACCGCGGGGGTGCCGAGCCGCACGATCGCGCAACTGCTGCCCTGCGTCGACACCGGACACGGTTCCCCTGAGGCCTTCGCCCTGCTGGCAGCGGAACGCGACCGCATCACCGGCGCCATCGAGGGGCTCACCGCCGCCCGCGATGCCCTGGACCTCATCATCGACATCGCTCACAACCCCGCGCCTGAACACTGCCCGGCCCTCCGGCACCCGGCGTGGGAACCACACGTCACCATCGAGGGGCCGGCAGCTACGCCCGAGCGGGTGTGA
- a CDS encoding SDR family oxidoreductase, whose protein sequence is MNVTDQIALVTGANRGIGRQFVLELLERGARTVYATARRTDTLDFDDPRVVPVRLDLLDHDSIVEAAGVAQDVTVIVNNAGISTGAGLVTGDLPDLRREMDTHFWGTLDVIREFASVLSANGGGAVVNVLSALSWFSSPGAGGYAAAKAAAWNMTNGVRLELAGQGTLVQGVLLGAADTDLMANYDGPKIDPRDVARQSLDGLAAGSIEVIVDDWTAMVKASLAGDPAAFYAKMSELLGAA, encoded by the coding sequence ATGAACGTCACCGACCAGATCGCCCTCGTGACCGGAGCAAACCGCGGAATCGGCCGTCAGTTCGTGCTCGAACTGCTCGAACGCGGTGCCCGAACCGTGTACGCGACCGCCCGCCGCACTGACACGCTCGACTTCGATGACCCGCGCGTGGTGCCGGTGCGGCTCGATCTGCTCGACCACGACTCGATCGTCGAGGCGGCCGGCGTGGCACAGGACGTGACTGTCATCGTGAACAACGCGGGGATATCCACGGGTGCAGGCCTCGTGACCGGCGACCTGCCGGATCTTCGCCGCGAGATGGACACCCACTTCTGGGGCACCCTCGACGTGATCCGCGAATTCGCCTCCGTCCTCTCCGCGAACGGCGGGGGTGCTGTCGTGAACGTGCTGTCGGCGCTGTCGTGGTTCTCGTCGCCCGGTGCCGGAGGGTATGCCGCTGCGAAGGCTGCGGCGTGGAACATGACCAACGGGGTTCGGCTGGAGCTCGCCGGTCAGGGAACCCTCGTGCAGGGCGTGCTCCTCGGCGCCGCCGACACGGACCTCATGGCGAACTACGACGGACCCAAGATCGATCCCCGCGACGTGGCCCGCCAGTCGCTCGACGGCCTCGCGGCCGGCTCGATCGAGGTGATCGTCGACGACTGGACCGCGATGGTGAAGGCATCGCTCGCCGGGGACCCCGCTGCGTTCTACGCCAAGATGTCAGAACTGCTCGGCGCCGCCTGA